In Humulus lupulus chromosome 7, drHumLupu1.1, whole genome shotgun sequence, the following are encoded in one genomic region:
- the LOC133790671 gene encoding pentatricopeptide repeat-containing protein At1g71210, mitochondrial, whose product MLSLKLKHLAKNKASSVSKTQLSVILNTITNPISPSSSSSSSPPPYGGNGTGSAISTPWLASRSTTTSQVSNDANSYYSRLSKDPVVVSLKEWFKTRHNNALFYEIFKIIGSNRNEGDDVSFRVTDLALSNLGIRLNEAFVLDVLNYGKYKDVLSCLKFFDWAGRQPGFLHTRATFHAIFGILSRAKLFSLMLDFLDSYVKQRYVHRVRFHNTLVMGYAVAGKPQVALQLFGRMRFQGLDLDAFGYHVLLNALVEMECFDAVKVISKQIQMRGFESELTWSVMVKNFCNQKLFEEAATYLRGLVSDGRPLKGHELGGLVTSLCKDGKFEQAEKLIEEFKDSETAPMNRAYDAWVMNLVWAGRQDEALEFMKKQKFLDGYVPDLFRYNSLICRLLRENRLKDVFELLMEMKESQLSPDDVTMNAALCFFCKAGMVDAAVELYHARSEYGLTLNSMAYNFLINTLCLDGSTDKAFSVLQDSAEQGYFPGKKAISILADAFCREGKLDKMKELLLIALERNVKPSASTYGKFISALCASNRVEDGYLIYEELNKINEVPTRSTFFDLIHGFNRLDKGDIAAKLVIEMQEKGYKPSRTLFRAVVRSLGRMKEPETQFIELLKLQMSCSNPSCTIYNFFIDGAGYAKKPELARGVYEMMKKCGIEPNLQSDIIMLRSYLKSEKILDAVNFFNSLRTKRLLGRKLYTIMVAGLCKVNKMDLALEFLMEMKTAKVTPSMECYELLIKSLCLDGRYDAVVNLIDDLEKAGRSITPFIGNTLLLYSFQSQELYEAWTRLKEDQAEKSDSSMLRLLIGAFCGHVRVSEQVDHLEEVIGKCFTPDVFTYNMLLRRLCSINMDGAIELFHRMCQNGYVPNRFTFDILVQGFSRHGRTKEAHRWLEEMLRRGFTPAESTTKSM is encoded by the coding sequence ATGCTATCCCTTAAACTGAAGCATCTCGCCAAAAACAAGGCTAGTTCTGTCTCAAAAACCCAGCTTTCTGTAATCCTCAACACCATTACCAATCCaatttctccttcttcttcttcttcttcttctcctccccCTTATGGCGGCAACGGTACTGGTTCTGCAATCTCAACTCCATGGCTAGCTTCAAGATCAACTACAACCTCTCAAGTAAGCAATGACGCTAACAGTTACTATAGTCGATTGTCGAAGGACCCCGTAGTGGTATCCCTCAAGGAATGGTTTAAGACTAGGCACAACAACGCCCTTTTCTATGAGATCTTCAAAATCATCGGCAGCAATCGAAACGAGGGCGACGACGTGTCGTTTCGCGTCACCGATTTGGCTCTCTCTAACTTAGGGATCCGCCTCAACGAGGCGTTTGTGCTTGATGTTCTAAATTATGGGAAATACAAGGACGTACTCTCCTGTCTCAAGTTCTTCGATTGGGCTGGACGCCAACCTGGGTTTCTGCATACCCGTGCCACGTTCCATGCCATTTTCGGTATTCTCTCTAGGGCCAAGCTTTTTTCTCTTATGCTGGATTTTCTCGATAGCTATGTCAAGCAACGATACGTTCATAGGGTTCGGTTTCATAATACTTTGGTCATGGGTTATGCTGTTGCTGGAAAGCCTCAAGTTGCACTCCAACTGTTTGGTAGAATGCGCTTTCAGGGACTCGACTTGGATGCCTTTGGTTACCACGTCCTTTTGAATGCTTTGGTGGAGATGGAATGTTTTGACGCTGTTAAGGTCATTTCTAAGCAGATTCAGATGAGGGGTTTTGAGAGTGAACTTACATGGTCTGTTATGGTGAAAAATTTCTGTAACCAGAAACTCTTCGAAGAAGCTGCAACTTATCTTCGTGGGTTGGTGAGCGATGGACGGCCCTTGAAGGGACATGAGCTTGGTGGACTTGTTACTTCTCTTTGTAAGGATGGTAAGTTTGAGCAGGCGGAAAAGTTGATTGAGGAGTTTAAGGACTCCGAAACTGCCCCCATGAATAGGGCCTATGATGCTTGGGTAATGAATCTTGTTTGGGCTGGTAGACAAGATGAGGCATTGGAGTTTATGAAGAAGCAAAAGTTTTTAGACGGGTATGTTCCCGATTTGTTTAGATATAATTCGTTGATTTGTAGGCTTTTGAGGGAGAACCGGCTCAAGGATGTTTTTGAGTTATTGATGGAAATGAAAGAGAGTCAGCTTTCCCCTGATGATGTCACCATGAATGCTGCATTGTGCTTCTTTTGTAAAGCTGGTATGGTGGATGCCGCAGTTGAATTGTACCATGCGAGGTCAGAGTATGGGCTCACTCTTAATAGCATGGCCTACAATTTTTTGATCAATACTCTGTGCTTAGATGGGAGCACTGATAAAGCATTTAGTGTGTTGCAAGATTCTGCTGAACAAGGTTATTTTCCGGGTAAAAAGGCAATTTCTATTCTAGCAGATGCTTTTTGCAGAGAGGGAAAACTTGATAAGATGAAAGAGTTGCTTCTTATTGCCTTGGAACGAAATGTTAAACCTAGTGCTTCAACTTATGGCAAATTTATATCAGCTTTGTGCGCTTCTAATAGGGTAGAAGATGGCTATTTAATATACGAGGAACTCAATAAGATAAATGAGGTTCCTACAAGGAGTACTTTCTTCGACTTGATACATGGTTTTAATAGATTAGATAAGGGTGATATTGCTGCTAAACTCGTCATTGAAATGCAAGAAAAGGGTTATAAGCCCAGTCGTACGTTGTTCAGGGCTGTTGTTCGTTCCCTTGGCAGGATGAAGGAACCAGAAACTCAATTCATTGAGCTGTTGAAGTTGCAAATGTCTTGCTCCAACCCCAGCTGTACAATATACAACTTTTTCATCGATGGTGCTGGATATGCAAAGAAACCTGAGTTGGCTAGAGGAGTATACGAAATGATGAAGAAGTGTGGGATAGAGCCCAATTTGCAGTCTGACATTATTATGTTACGGAGTTATTTGAAGAGTGAAAAAATTTTAGATGCTGTAAATTTCTTTAATAGTTTGCGCACCAAAAGACTACTTGGAAGAAAATTATACACTATCATGGTCGCTGGTCTCTGCAAAGTGAACAAGATGGATCTCGCGCTTGAGTTTTTGATGGAAATGAAGACGGCTAAAGTGACTCCAAGCATGGAGTGTTACGAGCTTCTTATAAAGTCGTTGTGCTTAGATGGAAGATACGATGCAGTGGTGAATCTTATCGACGATTTAGAGAAAGCTGGTCGTTCTATTACACCGTTCATTGGCAACACGCTTCTGTTGTATTCTTTTCAAAGTCAAGAGCTTTATGAGGCTTGGACTCGTTTGAAAGAGGATCAGGCAGAAAAATCTGATAGCTCAATGCTTAGACTGCTAATTGGTGCATTCTGTGGCCATGTTAGGGTGAGCGAACAGGTAGATCACTTGGAAGAAGTTATTGGAAAATGCTTTACACCTGATGTTTTCACTTACAATATGTTGTTGAGAAGACTATGCTCGATCAATATGGACGGTGCTATTGAGTTGTTCCATAGGATGTGTCAAAATGGTTACGTGCCAAATCGGTTTACTTTCGACATCTTAGTACAAGGTTTTTCCAGACATGGGAGGACCAAAGAAGCTCACAGATGGTTAGAAGAAATGCTTCGCAGAGGATTTACTCCAGCTGAGTCAACAACTAAGTCAATGTAG
- the LOC133790672 gene encoding uncharacterized protein LOC133790672 yields the protein MMEALNQKSLERVVSQKALQMGNSFPCQICVVGFLSGVCLTSVFLAALTSLGTFELGGFSFSAISLGSSSSDMINCNFVPKATEKITDSRISEEKINDERVSQLYSAWSSLLTGLSFEKNELLLKLGLNESDVPNAPHLENCKLKAQENEQLDKRDGNENFPPWTSWKGRLNSFPSAATNDQFKNFQHLAAYEGSHPPWITGSDEENYPLTRKVQRDLWLHQHPLNCRDPSVRFLVADWEREPGFGIGAQLAGMAGVLALAINEKRVLVTKFYNRADHDGCKGSSRSSWSCYFFPETSQECRDHALELLESKQAWQEGIVRVKQNYSSKHIWAGHTPRIWGDPWSNLQPTTEINGSLIAYHHKMDRRWWRAQAVRYLMRFQSEYTCGLLNDARHAAFGKEAATMVLKSFAGEWPKDVRKYKRSDIEEFVWSNHKPWIPRPLLSMHVRMGDKACEMKVVEFEEYMSLADRIRRRFPHLNSVWISTEMQEVIDKSKGYSHWNFYYTNVRRQVGNMSMAAYEASLGRETSTNYPVVNFLMAIEADFFIGALGSTWCFLIDGMRNTGGKVMAGYLSVNKDRFW from the exons atgatggaAGCATTAAACCAGAAGTCTCTTGAGAGAGTTGTGTCACAGAAGGCTTTGCAGATGGGAAATTCATTTCCATGTCAAATTTGTGTGGTGGGTTTTCTCAGTGGAGTCTGTCTCACCTCTGTGTTTCTTGCTGCTCTTACATCTCTTGGTACTTTTGAGCTTGGTGGGTTTTCATTTTCTGCCATTTCACTGGGGTCTTCAAGCTCAGATATGATCA ACTGTAATTTTGTACCGAAAGCAACAGAGAAAATAACTGATTCAAGGATAAGTGAAGAAAAAATCAATGATGAGAGGGTGTCACAACTCTATTCAGCTTGGAGTTCTTTACTTACTGGCTTGTCATTCGAAAAAAATGAGCTTCTCCTCAAACTTGGACTGAATGAATCTGATGTCCCAAATGCTCCTCACTTGGAGAATTGCAAATTGAAAGCACAGGAAAACGAGCAGCTTGATAAGCGCGATGGGAATGAGAATTTCCCTCCTTGGACAAGTTGGAAGGGGCGGTTGAATTCGTTTCCCTCGGCTGCAACCAATGATCAGTTTAAGAATTTTCAGCATCTGGCTGCATATGAGGGTTCTCATCCTCCTTGG ATAACCGGATCTGATGAAGAGAATTACCCTTTGACTAGAAAAGTGCAAAGAGACCTATGGCTTCATCAGCATCCTTTAAACTGCAGAGACCCTAGTGTGAGATTTCTTGTAGCTGATTGGGAAAGAGAACCCGGGTTCGGTATTGGAGCTCAGCTTGCTGGAATGGCTGGTGTTCTTGCCCTTGCAATCAATGAAAAACGAGTTCTTGTGACCAAGTTCTATAACCGAGCTGACCATGATGGTTGCAAAG GTTCCTCACGCTCCAGCTGGTCTTGCTACTTCTTCCCAGAAACATCCCAAGAATGCCGAGACCACGCGCTTGAGCTTCTAGAGAGTAAACAAGCATGGCAGGAAGGAATTGTAAGAGTAAAACAAAATTATAGCTCTAAGCATATATGGGCTGGACATACtccgag GATATGGGGTGATCCTTGGAGTAATCTGCAGCCAACTACAGAAATAAATGGCAGTTTAATTGCTTATCATCACAAAATGGATCGAAGATGGTGGAGAGCACAG GCAGTACGCTATCTAATGAGATTTCAAAGCGAGTACACATGTGGCTTACTCAACGATGCTCGCCATGCAGCATTCGGAAAGGAAGCTGCTACTATGGTTCTTAAAAGTTTTGCTGGAGAGTGGCCTAAG GATGTTAGGAAATACAAAAGATCTGATATTGAGGAGTTTGTATGGTCAAACCATAAGCCTTGGATACCTCGGCCATTGCTGAGCATGCATGTGAGAATGGGAGACAAAGCATGCGAAATGAAGGTTGTTGAATTCGAAGAATACATGAGTCTAGCCGACCGCATCAGAAGGCGCTTCCCACACCTCAACAGTGTCTGGATCTCCACCGAAATGCAG GAAGTTATTGACAAGTCCAAAGGATACTCTCACTGGAACTTCTACTACACCAATGTGAGAAGACAAGTTGGGAACATGTCCATGGCCGCTTATGAAGCGAGTCTCGGTAGGGAAACTAGCACAAATTACCCCGTTGTCAACTTCTTGATGGCGATCGAAGCTGACTTTTTCATTGGGGCGCTTGGTTCCACTTGGTGCTTTCTCATAGATGGAATGAGGAACACTGGGGGAAAAGTCATGGCTGGATACTTGAGTGTCAACAAGGATAGGTTTTGGTAA
- the LOC133790674 gene encoding uncharacterized protein LOC133790674 has product MEDLSKYAHSPVHLAVARRDYATLKRIICALPQLAKAGEVNTEDESLEAEIRADSVSAVIDRRDVPGRETPLHLAVRLRDPVSAEILMAAGADWSLQNENGWSALQEAVCTREEAIAMTIARHYQPLAWAKWCRRLPRIVASAARIRDFYMEITFHFESSVIPFIGRIAPSDTYRIWKRGSNLRADMTLAGFDGFRIQRSDQTFLFLGEGYTSEDNNVNLAPGTLIVLAHKEKEITNALEGAGAQPTEQEVAHEVALMSQTNMYRPGIDVTQAELIPHLNWRRQERTEMVGSWKAKVYDMLHVMVSVKSRRVPGAMTDEELFAVDDEERTANGGDNDEYEDVLTAEERMQLDSALRMGNPDGICEDEEHGASDGQENGSGGAYENGESNGTSKEKKSWFGWNKKGGKANGDDSEDPKNLKKISKLAPEGSNQKSLDHQKPTSESYREDSGDAKKGKEKNSRKKKKKGVPGETKHESEYKKGLRPVLWLTPDFPLKTDELLPLLDILANKVKAVRRLRELLTTKLPLGTFPVKVAIPIVPTIRVLVTFTKFEELQPMEEFSTPLSSPAHFQDAKSKESEASSSWISWMRGSRGGQSSDGESHRFKDEVDPFHIPSDYTWIDANEKKRRMKAKKAKSKKHKKHTAARAADGGQGQQQVSEDVEE; this is encoded by the exons ATGGAAGATTTATCCAAGTATGCTCATAGTCCAGTTCATTTAGCTGTAGCTCGGCGAGACTATGCCACTCTCAAGCGCATTATCTGTGCTCTGCCTCAGCTTGCCAAGGCCGGTGAGGTCAACACTGAAGATGAATCTCTTGAGGCAGAGATTCGAGCTGATTCTGTTTCAGCTGTCATTGACCGACGTGATGTTCCTGGCCGTGAGACTCCTCTGCATCTTGCCGTACGTCTCAGGGATCCAGTTTCGGCTGAGATACTAATGGCTGCTGGTGCAGATTGGAGTCTTCAGAATGAGAATGGTTGGAGTGCTCTCCAAGAAGCGGTATGCACAAGAGAGGAAGCAATTGCTATGACTATTGCTCGGCACTACCAACCTCTTGCTTGGGCCAAATGGTGTCGCAGACTTCCCCGTATTGTGGCATCTGCAGCACGAATTCGCGATTTTTACATGGAGATAACGTTTCATTTTGAGAGCTCAGTTATTCCTTTTATTGGCCGCATTGCGCCTTCTGATACTTATCGCATCTGGAAGCGGGGTTCTAATCTCCGTGCTGATATGACCCTTGCTGGGTTTGATGGATTTCGCATTCAAAGGTCTGATCAAACGTTTCTGTTTCTTGGAGAAGGCTACACTTCGGAAGATAACAATGTGAATTTGGCACCTGGTACTTTAATTGTTCTTGCCCACAAAGAAAAGGAAATTACTAATGCTTTGGAAGGAGCTGGTGCCCAACCAACAGAACAAGAAGTTGCCCATGAAGTGGCCTTGATGTCACAGACAAATATGTATAGGCCTGGGATTGATGTAACTCAGGCTGAGCTTATTCCCCATCTAAACTGGAGGAGACAGGAGAGGACTGAGATGGTTGGAAGCTGGAAGGCTAAAGTTTATGATATGCTTCATGTTATGGTTAGTGTGAAATCAAGAAGGGTTCCAGGTGCTATGACTGATGAGGAGCTCTTTGCCGTGGATGACGAAGAAAGGACAGCCAATGGTGGCGATAATGATGAGTATGAAGATGTATTGACAGCAGAGGAAAGAATGCAGCTTGATTCTGCACTTCGTATGGGGAACCCTGATGGTATTTGTGAGGATGAAGAACATGGGGCTTCTGATGGCCAAGAAAATGGTTCAGGAGGTGCCTATGAAAATGGTGAGTCTAATGGTACTTCTAAGGAGAAGAAGAGTTGGTTTGGTTGGAATAAAAAAGGTGGCAAGGCTAATGGTGATGATTCTGAAGATCCGAAGAATTTGAAGAAGATCTCAAAGTTAGCTCCAGAAGGTAGCAACCAGAAGTCACTTGATCATCAAAAACCGACATCTGAATCATATAGGGAGGATTCGGGGGATGCCAAGAAGGGAAAGGAAAAAAAcagcagaaagaagaagaagaaaggagtgCCTGGTGAAACTAAGCATGAGAGTGAGTACAAGAAGGGTTTAAGACCTGTATTGTGGTTAACTCCTGATTTCCCTTTAAAGACAGATGAGCTTCTGCCTTTATTAGACATTTTAGCTAACAAAGTCAAGGCTGTTAGAAGACTAAGGGAGCTTCTGACTACCAAACTTCCACTCGGCACTTTTCCTGTTAAG GTTGCCATTCCTATTGTGCCGACCATAAGAGTCCTAGTCACTTTTACAAAATTTGAGGAGCTACAGCCAATGGAGGAGTTCTCAACACCTCTCTCCAGTCCAGCACATTTTCAGGATGCCAAATCGAAAGAATCAGAAGCATCTTCTTCATGGATTTCATGGATGAGAGGAAGCCGAGGTGGGCAATCAAGCGATGGCGAAAGCCATCGGTTTAAAGATGAAGTCGACCCTTTCCACATACCATCAGATTATACTTGGATTGATGCCAATGAGAAGAAACGCCGGATGAAGGCCAAGAAGGCCAAGAGCAAGAAGCATAAAAAACACACAGCAGCCAGAGCTGCTGATGGGGGACAAGGACAACAGCAGGTGAGTGAGGATGTGGAAGAGTAA
- the LOC133790673 gene encoding diphthine--ammonia ligase isoform X1: MKVVALVSGGKDSCYAMMKCIQYGHQVVALANLMPVDDSVDELDSYMYQTVGHQIIVSYAECMGLPLFRRRIQGSTRHEKLSYTTTPGDEVEDMFILLNEVKKQIPSVGAVSSGAIASDYQRLRVESVCSRLGLVSLAYLWKQDQSLLLQEMITSGILAITVKVAAMGLDPAKHLGKDLASLSPYLHKLKGLYGINVCGEGGEYETLTLDCPLFVNARIMLDDSQVILHSSDSIAPAAVLHTLAFHLEHKKLHCSLPGSGETQEICLENKGSVFEVEGDSSQVCDAAVQSAVEVLDSITIAENKLHISRTQKGDTFSICCWLEHSSKSSAGVQEELTAVLRKMELKLAEYGFGWENVLYIHLYIADMKEFATANETYVRFIKQEKCRFGVPSRSTIELPLLEVGLGNAYVEVLVANDHTKRVLHVQSISSWAPSCIGPYSQATLHKNILHMAGQLGLDPPTMILCEGGVTAELEKALENSEAVAKCFNGSISTSTIVFVVYCSARIPSSERHQIQDKLDVFLKQIRPSHFNKSSISEAVDPIFLYILAPDLPKRALVEVKPILFIPEDIEETDGTVKSPSCIRGPSCWGFQHESWHDQCIKKCVVPGELCTLILCVTSEVAMKFGSATLGAENSRRDYDNYFTEEQFREISRFCIYLLDKVITENGFSWEDIMYLRLYFPTSLHVPLETLSLLFTNAFTELAAMDRTLKNDHESIFNLVPVVGSGNSATSMDDIFTCELMARRL; the protein is encoded by the exons TGGCGAACTTGATGCCAGTTGATGATTCAGTTGACGAGCTCGATAGCTACATGTACCAAACT GTTGGGCACCAGATAATCGTTAGTTATGCTGAATGCATGGGACTGCCCCTATTCAGAAGGAGAATACAAGGATCCACAAG GCATGAGAAGCTTAGCTACACAACAACTCCAGGCGATGAAGTTGAAGATATGTTCATTTTGTTAAATGAAGTGAAAAAACAGATACCTTCTGTTGGTGCAGTATCTTCTGGTGCCATTGCATCAGATTATCAGAGGCTGCGGGTGGAAAGTGTGTGTTCAAGGTTAGGGCTTGTTTCTCTGGCATATTTGTGGAAACAAGATCAGTCATTGCTCCTTCAGGAAATG ATAACAAGTGGGATATTGGCTATTACCGTAAag GTCGCTGCAATGGGGTTGGACCCTGCAAAGCACTTGGGCAAAGATTTAGCTTCCCTGAGTCCCTATCTGCATAAGTTGAAGGG GTTGTATGGAATTAATGTTTGTGGTGAAGGAGGGGAATATGAAACATTAACACTTGATTGCCCTCTCTTTGTT AATGCTCGGATTATGCTCGATGACTCTCAAGTTATTCTGCACTCTTCAGATTCTATTGCTCCAGCTGCGGTCCTTCATACCTTAGCTTTTCATTTGGAACATAAGAAATTGCATTGTTCGTTGCCTGGCAGTGGTGAAACCCAAGAGATCTGTCTGGAGAATAAGGGTTCTGTCTTTGAAGTGGAGGGAGACAGCTCACAAGTATGTGACGCCGCAGTCCAGTCTGCTGTTGAAGTCCTTGACTCGATCACTATTGCAGAAAATAAGCTTCACATTTCAAGAACACAGAAAGGTGATACGTTTTCCATTTGTTGCTGGTTGGAACATTCAAGCAAATCTTCAGCAG GCGTACAAGAAGAGTTGACAGCTGTTCTAAGAAAAATGGAATTGAAACTTGCGGAATATGGTTTTGGATGGGAAAATGTCCTCTATATTCATCTCTATATTGCTGATATGAAGGAATTTGCAACAGCAAATGAAACATATGTGAGATTTATCAAACAGGAGAAATGCCGTTTTGGTGTCCCATCGCGCAGTACAATTGAACTGCCTTTACTGGAAGTGGGGTTGGGTAATGCATACGTGGAAGTTTTAGTGGCAAATGACCATACCAAAAGAGTTCTACATGTACAAAGTATTTCCTCTTGGGCTCCCAGTTGTATTGGACCATATAGCCAG GCAACACTGCACAAGAATATACTTCATATGGCCGGGCAATTAGGGCTTGATCCTCCCACAATGATCTTATGTGAGGGGGGCGTCACTGCTGAGCTGGAAAAGGCATTAGAAAACAGTGAAGCTGTGGCAAAATGCTTTAATGGTTCGATATCTACTTCAACTATTGTATTTGTCGTTTACTGTTCAGCACGTATTCCCTCATCTGAGAGACATCAGATTCAGGATAAGCTAGATGTATTCCTTAAGCAAATAAGGCCTTCTCATTTCAACAAATCAAGCATATCTGAAGCTGTTGATCCCATTTTTCTGTATATCCTAGCCCCTGATCTGCCAAAAAG AGCACTTGTGGAAGTTAAGCCCATTCTTTTCATTCCGGAGGATATTGAAGAAACAGATGGAACTGTGAAAAGCCCATCTTGCATACGAGGTCCTAGCTGTTGGGGATTTCAGCATGAAAGCTGGCATGACCAATGcattaaaaaatgtgttgttCCTGGAGAGCTATGCACACTTATTTTGTGTGTTACAAGTGAAGTTGCAATGAAATTTGGTTCTGCAACTTTAGGTGCTGAAAATAGTAGAAGGGACTATGACAATTATTTCACAGAGGAGCAGTTTAGAGAAATATCAAGATTTTGTATATATCTTCTTGACAAAGTTATTACAGAAAATGGTTTCTCTTGGGAAGACATTATG TACTTGAGGCTATATTTTCCAACAAGCCTTCATGTGCCCCTGGAGACATTGTCCCTCCTGTTCACCAATGCATTCACTGAACTTGCTGCAATGGATCGGACACTCAAAAATGATCACGAGTCCATCTTCAACCTTGTCCCTGTTGTGGGCTCTGGGAACTCTGCCACATCCATGGATGATATATTCACCTGTGAACTAATGGCTAGGAGATTATGA
- the LOC133790673 gene encoding diphthine--ammonia ligase isoform X2, translating to MLNAWDCPYSEGEYKDPQGKPLCRNFWHEKLSYTTTPGDEVEDMFILLNEVKKQIPSVGAVSSGAIASDYQRLRVESVCSRLGLVSLAYLWKQDQSLLLQEMITSGILAITVKVAAMGLDPAKHLGKDLASLSPYLHKLKGLYGINVCGEGGEYETLTLDCPLFVNARIMLDDSQVILHSSDSIAPAAVLHTLAFHLEHKKLHCSLPGSGETQEICLENKGSVFEVEGDSSQVCDAAVQSAVEVLDSITIAENKLHISRTQKGDTFSICCWLEHSSKSSAGVQEELTAVLRKMELKLAEYGFGWENVLYIHLYIADMKEFATANETYVRFIKQEKCRFGVPSRSTIELPLLEVGLGNAYVEVLVANDHTKRVLHVQSISSWAPSCIGPYSQATLHKNILHMAGQLGLDPPTMILCEGGVTAELEKALENSEAVAKCFNGSISTSTIVFVVYCSARIPSSERHQIQDKLDVFLKQIRPSHFNKSSISEAVDPIFLYILAPDLPKRALVEVKPILFIPEDIEETDGTVKSPSCIRGPSCWGFQHESWHDQCIKKCVVPGELCTLILCVTSEVAMKFGSATLGAENSRRDYDNYFTEEQFREISRFCIYLLDKVITENGFSWEDIMYLRLYFPTSLHVPLETLSLLFTNAFTELAAMDRTLKNDHESIFNLVPVVGSGNSATSMDDIFTCELMARRL from the exons ATGCTGAATGCATGGGACTGCCCCTATTCAGAAGGAGAATACAAGGATCCACAAGGCAAGCCTTTATGCAGAAACTTTTG GCATGAGAAGCTTAGCTACACAACAACTCCAGGCGATGAAGTTGAAGATATGTTCATTTTGTTAAATGAAGTGAAAAAACAGATACCTTCTGTTGGTGCAGTATCTTCTGGTGCCATTGCATCAGATTATCAGAGGCTGCGGGTGGAAAGTGTGTGTTCAAGGTTAGGGCTTGTTTCTCTGGCATATTTGTGGAAACAAGATCAGTCATTGCTCCTTCAGGAAATG ATAACAAGTGGGATATTGGCTATTACCGTAAag GTCGCTGCAATGGGGTTGGACCCTGCAAAGCACTTGGGCAAAGATTTAGCTTCCCTGAGTCCCTATCTGCATAAGTTGAAGGG GTTGTATGGAATTAATGTTTGTGGTGAAGGAGGGGAATATGAAACATTAACACTTGATTGCCCTCTCTTTGTT AATGCTCGGATTATGCTCGATGACTCTCAAGTTATTCTGCACTCTTCAGATTCTATTGCTCCAGCTGCGGTCCTTCATACCTTAGCTTTTCATTTGGAACATAAGAAATTGCATTGTTCGTTGCCTGGCAGTGGTGAAACCCAAGAGATCTGTCTGGAGAATAAGGGTTCTGTCTTTGAAGTGGAGGGAGACAGCTCACAAGTATGTGACGCCGCAGTCCAGTCTGCTGTTGAAGTCCTTGACTCGATCACTATTGCAGAAAATAAGCTTCACATTTCAAGAACACAGAAAGGTGATACGTTTTCCATTTGTTGCTGGTTGGAACATTCAAGCAAATCTTCAGCAG GCGTACAAGAAGAGTTGACAGCTGTTCTAAGAAAAATGGAATTGAAACTTGCGGAATATGGTTTTGGATGGGAAAATGTCCTCTATATTCATCTCTATATTGCTGATATGAAGGAATTTGCAACAGCAAATGAAACATATGTGAGATTTATCAAACAGGAGAAATGCCGTTTTGGTGTCCCATCGCGCAGTACAATTGAACTGCCTTTACTGGAAGTGGGGTTGGGTAATGCATACGTGGAAGTTTTAGTGGCAAATGACCATACCAAAAGAGTTCTACATGTACAAAGTATTTCCTCTTGGGCTCCCAGTTGTATTGGACCATATAGCCAG GCAACACTGCACAAGAATATACTTCATATGGCCGGGCAATTAGGGCTTGATCCTCCCACAATGATCTTATGTGAGGGGGGCGTCACTGCTGAGCTGGAAAAGGCATTAGAAAACAGTGAAGCTGTGGCAAAATGCTTTAATGGTTCGATATCTACTTCAACTATTGTATTTGTCGTTTACTGTTCAGCACGTATTCCCTCATCTGAGAGACATCAGATTCAGGATAAGCTAGATGTATTCCTTAAGCAAATAAGGCCTTCTCATTTCAACAAATCAAGCATATCTGAAGCTGTTGATCCCATTTTTCTGTATATCCTAGCCCCTGATCTGCCAAAAAG AGCACTTGTGGAAGTTAAGCCCATTCTTTTCATTCCGGAGGATATTGAAGAAACAGATGGAACTGTGAAAAGCCCATCTTGCATACGAGGTCCTAGCTGTTGGGGATTTCAGCATGAAAGCTGGCATGACCAATGcattaaaaaatgtgttgttCCTGGAGAGCTATGCACACTTATTTTGTGTGTTACAAGTGAAGTTGCAATGAAATTTGGTTCTGCAACTTTAGGTGCTGAAAATAGTAGAAGGGACTATGACAATTATTTCACAGAGGAGCAGTTTAGAGAAATATCAAGATTTTGTATATATCTTCTTGACAAAGTTATTACAGAAAATGGTTTCTCTTGGGAAGACATTATG TACTTGAGGCTATATTTTCCAACAAGCCTTCATGTGCCCCTGGAGACATTGTCCCTCCTGTTCACCAATGCATTCACTGAACTTGCTGCAATGGATCGGACACTCAAAAATGATCACGAGTCCATCTTCAACCTTGTCCCTGTTGTGGGCTCTGGGAACTCTGCCACATCCATGGATGATATATTCACCTGTGAACTAATGGCTAGGAGATTATGA